From the genome of Macrobrachium nipponense isolate FS-2020 chromosome 43, ASM1510439v2, whole genome shotgun sequence, one region includes:
- the LOC135213624 gene encoding beta-glucuronidase-like: protein MGPRTRNLSLTLFLVCLLDTQSAGADPTWGGLYPRESLYREVKSLDGVWNFRLAPRHDPDRGFVEEWYAKPLSKTGPVIPMPVPSSYNDITQDPDIRDHVGWAWYDRMFEVPVSWSKNRRVFLRLGSAHYLSNVFVNGNPVVAHEGGHLPIRVELTQLLIYGYTNLLTVAVSNVLTPDTIPQGLIVHKNDTSRYPEDYFIQTYSFDFFNYAGIHRPVHLYMTPETFIDDIEVSTDVKESTGIINYKITTAGSQTATCTIVVWDRNDTQAGKSSECEGTINIPDAKLWWPFLMSDDPGYLYSFKVFLYVGTTQEDIYEQKIGIRSIQWDSTSLYVNGQKAYLHGVGKHEDSEIRGKGLDLALVAKDFNLMKWLGVNVFRTTHYPYAEEIMDMADREGIMVIDECPAVSLTNFSPSHLETHAEMMQEMIRRDKNRPSVIMWSVANEAVSSDPKADSYFRQIVNTTKFLDPTRPVTAAINAGKNIDFASKYMDIIMVNKYYSWYSDTGHLELIENQTITEFTEWHELRQKPIMISEYGAGTINGLHRSPAFLWSEEYQGEVLINHFKAFDVLRKQGFFIGEMVWNFADFATPQATTRVAGNRKGLLTRDRHPKLAAHILRQRYHALENIKTDGIFGANINN from the exons ATGGGACCAAGGACAAGGAACTTGTCCCTCACCTTGTTTCTGGTGTGTCTCCTTGACACTCAGTCAGCGGGAGCTGATCCTACGTGGGGAGGTCTGTATCCCAGAGAATCCCTCTACCGTGAAGTGAAGTCCCTTGACGGAGTCTGGAACTTCCGTCTGGCACCCAGACATGACCCTGACAGGGGGTTTGTGGAGGAGTGGTACGCCAAACCTCTGAGTAAG ACGGGACCAGTTATTCCCATGCCTGTTCCTAGCAGCTACAACGACATAACACAGGACCCCGACATCAGGGACCACGTAGGATGGGCTTG GTACGATCGGATGTTCGAGGTTCCAGTCAGCTGGTCGAAAAATCGAAGAGTCTTTCTGCGCTTGGGGTCGGCTCATTACTTAAGCAATGTG TTTGTGAATGGAAATCCCGTGGTCGCGCACGAGGGAGGGCATTTACCAATCCGAGTTGAACTGACACAGTTGCTGATATACGGGTACACAAACCTTCTGACAGTGGCTGTTAGCAATGTACTCACGCCGGACACCATCCCCCAAGGACTGATAGTGCACAAAAATGATACGAGCAG GTACCCTGAAGATTACTTCATCCAGACCTACTCCTTCGACTTCTTCAACTATGCAGGAATCCACAGGCCAGTTCACCTATACATGACTCCTGAGACTTTCATCGATGATATTGAGGTATCAACCGATGTGAAAGAAAGTACTG GTATAATAAACTACAAAATAACGACAGCGGGTAGTCAAACAGCAACATGCACCATAGTTGTCTGGGACCGAAATGACACACAAGCAGGAAAAAGTTCCGAATGCGAAGGTACCATCAACATCCCTGATGCAAAGCTGTGGTGGCCATTTCTAATGTCAGATGACCCCGGTTACCTTTATTCATTTAAG GTTTTCCTCTATGTTGGCACAACGCAAGAGGACATATATGAGCAGAAAATAGGAATACGATCGATACAGTGGGACTCAACATCACTCTATGTCAACGGGCAGAAGGCCTATTTACACGGGGTTGGAAAACACGAGGACTCCGAA ATCAGGGGCAAGGGCCTGGACCTTGCACTAGTGGCGAAGGACTTCAATCTGATGAAATGGCTCGGAGTCAATGTCTTCCGGACGACCCACTACCCTTATGCCGAAGAGATCATGGACATGGCAGACCGAGAGGGTATCATGGTTATCGATGAATGCCCAGCTGTCTCTCTTAC CAACTTCAGCCCTTCACATTTGGAGACCCACGCAGAAATGATGCAAGAGATGATACGGAGGGACAAAAACCGCCCTTCTGTCATCATGTGGAGCGTAGCCAACGAAGCTGTGTCCTCCGACCCCAAAGCAGACAGCTACTTCAG GCAAATCGTAAACACTACGAAATTCCTTGACCCAACGCGACCTGTCACGGCTGCTATCAATGCAGGAAAAAACATCGATTTTGCT AGTAAATACATGGATATCATCATGGTGAACAAATATTACTCTTGGTATAGCGACACGGGCCACCTGGAACTGATAGAAAACCAGACGATTACGGAATTCACGGAATGGCACGAACTGCGTCAGAAACCCATCATGATCTCAGAGTACGGAGCTGGCACGATCAACGGACTTCATCGG AGCCCTGCATTCCTGTGGTCGGAGGAATATCAGGGTGAAGTGCTGATAAACCATTTCAAAGCCTTCGACGTCCTTCGAAAACAGGGATTCTTCATCGGAGAAATGGTCTGGAACTTCGCGGATTTTGCTACCCCACAGG CCACCACCAGAGTCGCAGGCAACAGAAAAGGACTTCTGACAAGAGACCGCCACCCGAAACTGGCGGCCCATATTTTAAGGCAACGCTATCACGCTCTGGAGAACATCAAAACAGATGGCATCTTTGGTGCCAATATTAACAACTGA